One window from the genome of Montipora foliosa isolate CH-2021 chromosome 5, ASM3666993v2, whole genome shotgun sequence encodes:
- the LOC138003743 gene encoding uncharacterized protein — protein sequence MTAVTSHQHLPKLIDEMPPGCAKDLVFQLYGRSDRTNRTPLKDDFYAVGATKKGKSTNADYEDDLLLFLSVESISDVTFFSRLQIGEAVFHSRAYKRVSRRNNYTIAYQQGDSICYGYIEVFFSVRNNPSVACGAVIAPMSMSGRHVCKSHEVLGSPISHIVCLHEPNKNRFTVVPLEDIIDICVYIKFSDCDVSYAAHFPNHIEKD from the exons ATGACTGCTGTCACAAGCCATCAGCACCTCCCAAAGCTGATAGATGAGATGCCTCCAGGATGTGCCAAGGATTTGGTTTTCCAATTATATGGGCGCAGTGACAG gactAACAGAACTCCTCTAAAAGATGACTTCTATGCTGTTGGTGCAACGAAGAAGGGCAAATCTACCAATGCTGACTATGAAGATGACCTTCTTTTATTTCTTAGTGTTGAATCAATTTCTGATGTCACATTTTTCTCAAGACTCCAAATTGGAGAAGCAGTGTTCCACTCCAGAGCATACAAGAGAGTTTCCAGAAGAAACAATTACACCATTGCTTACCAGCAGGGAGACAGTATATGTTATGGGTACATTGAAGTATTCTTTTCAGTCAGGAATAATCCAAGTGTGGCTTGTGGGGCTGTCATTGCTCCTATGTCAATGTCTGGTCGGCATGTATGCAAAAGCCATGAAGTTCTGGGAAGCCCAATAAGCCACATTGTCTGTCTCCACGAGCCAAACAAGAACAGGTTCACAGTTGTCCCTCTCGAAGACATTATCGACATATGTGTTTATATCAAGTTTTCAGACTGTGATGTGAGTTATGCAGCACATTTCCCAAACCATATTGAAAAAGACTAA
- the LOC138002381 gene encoding uncharacterized protein, with product MKKKFGDDFCVVAAYESKALSWPEVRAEDGVGLNRFSLFLMRCKNAMEGSGHLTKLEQPDTIRKLVLKLPFNMRVRWRRLVDDVMETEARAAMFADFANFVDHEARIATNPVFGRILEDARPKLDRRDARLQKRSVSKGPGELSFAAQVGSSQNSPARVATPRGSANSVGEMSCLYCNAGHALENCSSLRNRPYSERIEFLKLKGLCFGCLFDGYTARNCPQRKTCSFLNCPKKHPSVLHTNSAPRNPEVVNPRASLPSLEGSRAHSQCYGKSRWENQDFQE from the coding sequence atgaaaaagaaatttggcGATGATTTTTGCGTCGTAGCTGCTTATGAAAGCAAAGCTTTAAGCTGGCCTGAGGTAAGGGCTGAGGATGGAGTGGGTCTGAACAGGTTCTCTCTTTTCCTCATGAGATGTAAAAACGCAATGGAGGGTAGTGGTCACTTAACTAAGCTGGAACAGCCAGACACCATAAGGAAGCTAGTGTTGAAGCTGCCTTTCAATATGAGAGTGAGATGGCGCCGTTTGGTCGATGATGTCATGGAGACAGAGGCAAGAGCTGCTatgtttgctgattttgccaatttcgtggATCACGAAGCGAGGATAGCAACTAACCCCGTGTTTGGAAGGATCCTTGAAGACGCGAGGCCCAAGTTGGATAGGCGAGACGCCCGTTTGCAGAAACGTTCTGTCTCAAAAGGGCCAGGGGAGCTCAGTTTTGCTGCACAAGTTGGCAGTAGCCAGAATTCACCTGCCCGTGTTGCTACCCCTCGTGGATCAGCCAATTCAGTAGGAGAAATGTCATGCTTGTACTGTAACGCTGGACATGCCCTGGAAAACTGCAGTTCACTCAGGAATCGTCCGTACAGTGAAAGGATAGAGTTCTTAAAGCTGAAAGGCCTGTGTTTTGGTTGTTTGTTTGATGGTTACACGGCACGAAATTGCCCTCAGAGGAAAACGTGTTCGTTTCTAAACTGCCCCAAGAAGCACCCTTCCGTTCTGCACACGAACTCTGCGCCACGAAACCCGGAAGTTGTCAATCCACGTGCCAGTCTACCGTCACTCGAGGGGAGTCGTGCGCATTCACAATGCTATGGTAAATCCAGATGGGAAAATCAAGACTTCCAGGAATGA
- the LOC138002382 gene encoding uncharacterized protein → MTLDKLPSIRGDLMRTDPDWESWDFVKLSEAIRLWVRRNPVDTTARNEREQELSAKRNPRQTKVYHTHREDLRPRRCVYCGEGHRPIDCTKVTSLSDRRQILLNKRLCFNCTSGNHRASNCPSRSDCQSCHKRHHTSICDAVHPTNDANNSTTRGVALTTNQIGEGLFPVIVVEVNGIKCPALIDSGAGSSYVSAKLIDLLRLKPIATQTRSIDMLMSTKVATLEEYDLSFQSVNHQFTLSVKATKVNKSELLSIDNPNYRELINKNPHLRGVYVHNEDKKARLPVHVVLGSGEYARIKTETRPRIGQENAPIAELTKFGWFIMSPGKEFDRNVTLLTQTSQIEYEELCKLDVLAETTKTRIVYDASARATPDSPSLNDCLHPGPALQNKLWDILIQQRGYPVVLAGDINKAFLQIRIHESERDALRFHWRPSPLSEIETYRFTRVLFGLSPSPFLLGGVLECHLDAWAKKYPQETDRLRRSFYIDDLLSGGQDVQQARTRKEIAMEIMSDASFELHKWHSNEPQLEDRPASTPYEEQSYAKQQLQAQSSGSKLLGVKWNKEDDTIAVQFPEVVSKPTKREVLAKLAKVYDPLGLASPNVLQGKQIFRKICDSKASWDSPIPEDISMQFQRWEESLPAEVTTSRPIAPFREAVCSLELHTFGDASAVYSIVRQRGGITQTLVTAKARLAKKDLTIPRLELVSAHMAANLVINVRNALKDLPEPTVYGWLDSTVALHWILGNGQYRQFVANRVRKIREHPDIRWRYVPTFDNPADQASRGGQVTNAKLWWNGPAWLSDPEKWPDNPVTAKSPASEEEAKPIKEVLNLSQQQHNQDRNEFDELLERNDLCRALRAHAWVLRFTTRRERRGPLTSQDTQEVKEWWIKRVQTQDMQKPEFEQTRQMLNLVLNEDGVLECHGRIQGKRPMYLPVDATFTRKLVQRIHTETLHGGVSLTMAAVREEYWIPTLRKLVKSVRSTCWGCKRFRALPVRAPPPGLLPKERTDISGAETTTFLSCLKRLIARRGRPSVIYSDNGSTFVKAAKWLTQARRDEELNGFLESHDIKWKFNLSRAPWWGGQFERLIGIVKTTMFKVIGRATLSWDELSEVLLDVEIQFPEEPAWQIKDKDLRRRVKFLKSCKDQLWNRWKREYLTSLRERHNLVHKVAKYQVKVGDAVIVRSDNKNRGKWPLAIVDAIYPGPDGHTRAVQLRTSKGVIQRPVQHLYPLELQSAPRVAQPASEQQLNANATTFRPRRAAASTAAARIAQIAEEEESEQL, encoded by the exons ATGACGCTTGACAAGTTGCCATCAATTCGTGGAGACCTCATGCGAACCGACCCAGACTGGGAGAGTTGGGATTTTGTGAAGCTCTCGGAAGCTATTCGATTGTGGGTGAGAAGAAACCCAGTAGATACAACAGCACGAAACGAGCGCGAACAAGAACTATCAGCGAAAAGGAATCCGCGCCAGACCAAAGTTTATCATACGCATCGTGAAGATCTGAGACCCCGTAGATGTGTGTATTGTGGCGAAGGTCACCGGCCGATCGATTGTACAAAGGTCACGAGCTTGTCAGATCGCAGACAAATTCTTCTTAACAAGCGATTGTGTTTCAATTGTACGTCCGGAAATCACCGCGCATCCAATTGTCCTAGCAGGTCAGATTGCCAAAGCTGTCACAAACGCCATCACACGTCGATCTGTGACGCAGTACACCCCACTAACGACGCTAACAACTCGACGACAAGAGGGGTTGCCTTGACGACAAACCAAATCGGAGAGGGTCTGTTTCCTGTTATCGTAGTGGAGGTCAACGGAATAAAATGCCCAGCATTAATCGATTCTGGAGCGGGTAGTTCATATGTGTCGGCAAAGTTGATAGATCTTCTTCGTTTGAAGCCTATTGCCACTCAAACAAGGTCAATTGATATGTTGATGTCAACCAAGGTCGCAACCTTAGAAGAATACGATTTAAGTTTTCAATCTGTCAACCACCAATTCACACTTTCCGTCAAAGCAACCAAAGTAAACAAGTCAGAACTGTTGTCGATTGACAATCCCAATTATCGCGAACTTATTAACAAAAACCCCCATCTGAGAGGTGTTTACGTTCACAACGAGGACAAAAAAGCCAGACTTCCGGTGCACGTAGTTCTAGGCAGCGGGGAGTACGCGAGAATTAAAACCGAAACTAGACCACGGATCGGACAGGAAAACGCACCTATCGCCGAGCTCACAAAATTTGGATGGTTTATTATGTCGCCTGGTAAAGAATTCGACAGAAATGTCACGTTACTCACACAGACAAGCCAAATAGAGTACGAAGAACTGTGTAAACTCGACGTGTTAG CCGAAACCACGAAGACGAGAATAGTTTACGACGCCTCCGCACGAGCAACACCTGATTCACCTTCTTTGAATGACTGCCTGCACCCAGGACCTGCATTGCAGAATAAGCTTTGGGACATACTTATCCAACAGAGAGGTTACCCAGTGGTCCTAGCGGGTGACATAAACAAGGCGTTTCTACAAATACGAATCCACGAAAGCGAGAGAGATGCACTTCGGTTCCACTGGCGACCAAGTCCCTTATCAGAGATAGAAACCTACCGATTTACACGAGTATTGTTTGGGCTTTCCCCTTCCCCATTCTTGTTAGGAGGCGTCCTCGAATGCCATTTAGACGCGTGGGCCAAGAAGTACCCACAAGAAACTGACCGTCTTCGTCGAAGCTTCTACATTGACGATCTTCTGTCAGGCGGACAGGATGTTCAACAAGCAAGGACGCGAAAGGAAATAGCGATGGAGATAATGAGTGACGCTTCGTTTGAACTTCACAAATGGCATTCCAACGAGCCTCAACTGGAGGACAGACCGGCCTCCACGCCTTACGAAGAGCAGTCGTACGCCAAACAGCAGCTACAAGCCCAGTCAAGTGGGTCGAAGCTATTAGGGGTCAAGTGGAACAAGGAGGACGATACGATTGCGGTACAGTTTCCAGAAGTAGTTAGCAAGCCGACCAAACGAGAAGTACTGGCGAAACTGGCTAAGGTTTACGACCCCCTCGGACTCGCCTCGCCAAATGTGCTACAAGGGAAACAAATCTTTCGCAAAATTTGTGATTCTAAAGCCTCATGGGATTCACCCATCCCAGAGGATATCAGCATGCAGTTCCAAAGGTGGGAAGAGTCTTTACCAGCGGAAGTGACTACCTCAAGACCCATAGCACCCTTCCGCGAAGCAGTTTGTAGTCTTGAGCTCCACACATTTGGAGACGCATCTGCCGTTTACTCCATCGTCCGTCAAAGGGGAGGAATCACCCAAACACTGGTGACAGCCAAAGCTAGATTAGCGAAGAAAGATTTGACAATCCCCAGATTGGAGCTGGTTAGTGCTCATATGGCTGCCAATCTAGTTATCAACGTGAGGAACGCGCTCAAAGATTTGCCCGAGCCCACAGTCTATGGATGGCTTGACAGCACAGTGGCCCTGCATTGGATACTGGGAAATGGCCAGTATCGCCAATTTGTTGCAAACCGAGTACGAAAAATAAGAGAACATCCAGATATTCGTTGGAGATACGTCCCTACCTTTGACAACCCTGCCGATCAAGCAAGTCGAGGAGGCCAGGTCACAAATGCGAAACTTTGGTGGAATGGCCCAGCTTGGTTGAGTGATCCCGAAAAGTGGCCGGACAATCCTGTGACAGCGAAATCCCCAGCGTCGGAAGAGGAAGCAAAACCCATTAAGGAAGTGCTTAACCtatcacaacaacaacacaaccaaGACCGGAACGAATTCGACGAACTCCTCGAGCGAAATGACCTTTGTCGAGCTCTACGTGCTCATGCTTGGGTGCTACGATTCACCACCCGTAGGGAGCGAAGAGGTCCTCTAACAAGTCAAGACACACAAGAAGTGAAAGAATGGTGGATCAAGAGAGTGCAGACCCAAGATATGCAGAAGCCTGAATTTGAACAGACCAGACAGATGTTAAACCTGGTACTGAATGAAGATGGGGTACTCGAATGCCATGGGCGTATTCAAGGGAAGCGCCCAATGTACCTTCCAGTGGATGCGACTTTCACGAGGAAGCTTGTGCAGCGAATTCACACTGAAACCCTCCATGGTGGCGTGTCCCTGACCATGGCAGCCGTTCGCGAGGAGTACTGGATCCCGACTCTGAGGAAGTTGGTTAAGTCCGTAAGATCTACATGTTGGGGATGTAAGCGGTTCCGTGCCTTGCCAGTGAGAGCACCACCCCCTGGACTGCTACCTAAAGAGCGTACTGACATCAGCGGAGCTGAAACCACTACGTTCTTGTCATGCCTAAAACGCCTGATAGCAAGGCGGGGACGCCCGAGCGTAATTTACTCGGACAATGGAAGCACTTTTGTCAAAGCAGCCAAATGGCTGACACAAGCAAGAAGAGACGAGGAGTTGAATGGGTTCCTGGAATCCCATGACATTAAGTGGAAGTTCAACTTGAGTCGCGCGCCATGGTGGGGCGGTCAATTCGAACGGCTGATTGGCATTGTGAAGACAACGATGTTCAAGGTTATCGGGAGAGCCACCCTTTCCTGGGATGAACTAAGCGAAGTATTGTTGGACGTTGAGATCCAA TTCCCTGAAGAGCCAGCCTGGCAGATCAAGGACAAGGATTTGCGGAGACGAGTCAAATTTCTAAAGTCCTGCAAGGATCAGTTATGGAACAGGTGGAAGCGTGAATACTTAACTTCCTTGCGAGAGCGCCACAACCTTGTCCACAAAGTAGCCAAGTACCAAGTCAAAGTTGGAGATGCCGTAATTGTACGGTCCGACAACAAGAATCGGGGCAAGTGGCCTCTAGCCATTGTCGATGCTATTTACCCGGGCCCTGACGGACATACGCGGGCTGTTCAGCTGAGGACCAGTAAGGGAGTCATCCAGCGACCGGTTCAACACCTATATCCTTTAGAATTGCAGAGTGCGCCCAGGGTTGCCCAGCCAGCATCGGAGCAGCAACTTAACGCAAACGCCACCACGTTCAGACCAAGGAGAGCGGCAGCGAGCACCGCAGCAGCGAGAATCGCGCAGATTGCAGAGGAAGAAGAAAGCGAACAATTGTGA
- the LOC138002383 gene encoding uncharacterized protein: MLYTRPSIPVAREDIPTQDDVDKWPHLSGVHLPRVDAEVGLLIASDVPEVLDPLEVKHSEGGGPYASRTRVGWAVNGPLVPYPHCSGPSSFFVKADTELHRMVQDFYNREFSESIADNHTELSQEERLFIESVKKSVELKNGHYEIALPFKDVQRPVPNNRVQAEQRVIWLKKRLEKNPELLNDYKGFVQDIVAKGYAQKVPEHSKEPDCEGNTWSIPHHGIYHPHKPGKIPVVFDCSARFKGTSLNDLLMKGPDRTNSLLGVLTRFRQDHVAVMADIQEMFHQVRVPECDRSFLRFLWWPNGDLSRGLIEYQMTVHLFGAVSSPACSNYALRKTADDNAQHFSCDVVNTIKRYFYVDDCLKSLPSVKDAITHVRELCSLLQRGGFRPTKWVSSSREVLESIPVKDRGQEIKKLNLQKDELPVERALGVQWRIEDDTFGFNVNLKPKAPTRRGILSVVGSVFDPFGFVAPFVLTGKKILQDLCRLKLGWDDKVPDEHGLRWQR; this comes from the coding sequence ATGCTTTACACAAGACCCAGCATACCAGTGGCGAGAGAAGACATACCTACCCAGGATGACGTTGACAAGTGGCCGCACTTAAGTGGAGTACACCTACCCAGGGTCGATGCGGAGGTTGGTCTGCTGATTGCAAGTGACGTCCCTGAAGTTCTGGATCCCTTGGAAGTTAAGCATAGTGAAGGTGGAGGCCCTTACGCCTCACGTACGCGCGTCGGATGGGCAGTTAATGGTCCTTTGGTACCTTATCCTCATTGTTCTGGTCCTTCAAGCTTCTTTGTTAAGGCCGATACTGAGCTGCACCGGATGGTACAAGATTTCTATAACCGCGAATTCAGTGAGTCTATTGCCGATAATCATACAGAGCTATCCCAAGAAGAGCGTCTTTTCATAGAAAGCGTAAAAAAATCAGTAGAATTGAAGAACGGCCATTACGAGATCGCTTTACCTTTCAAAGATGTGCAACGTCCTGTTCCAAATAATCGTGTTCAAGCAGAACAGCGTGTCATATGGCTAAAGAAAAGGTTAGAGAAAAACCCAGAGCTGCTTAACGACTACAAAGGCTTCGTTCAGGACATTGTTGCTAAGGGTTATGCCCAAAAAGTTCCCGAACACAGTAAGGAACCAGACTGCGAAGGAAACACGTGGTCCATCCCTCACCACGGAATTTACCACCCTCACAAACCCGGAAAGATTCCTGTTGTCTTTGACTGCTCGGCAAGGTTTAAAGGAACTTCACTCAACGATCTGTTGATGAAGGGGCCAGATCGTACAAATTCCCTCCTGGGTGTTCTCACAAGATTTCGCCAAGATCACGTGGCTGTAATGGCAGACATTCAGGAGATGTTCCATCAGGTTAGAGTTCCTGAATGTGACCGTTCATTTCTTCGCTTCTTATGGTGGCCGAACGGCGATTTATCACGTGGATTAATAGAATATCAGATGACCGTGCATCTATTTGGAGCTGTGTCTTCACCAGCTTGCTCCAATTATGCCCTCCGGAAAACAGCCGATGATAACGCCCAGCACTTCTCCTGTGATGTGGTGAACACAATCAAGCGGTATTTTTACGTTGATGACTGCTTGAAGTCCCTCCCGTCAGTCAAGGATGCTATAACGCATGTCCGTGAGTTGTGCAGCCTCCTGCAGCGGGGAGGTTTTCGCCCGACAAAGTGGGTGAGCAGTAGCCGAGAAGTTCTGGAAAGCATCCCTGTTAAAGACCGTGGTCAAGAAATCAAGAAGCTAAACCTTCAAAAGGATGAGTTACCAGTTGAGCGTGCGCTTGGTGTTCAATGGAGGATAGAAGATGACACGTTTGGCTTCAATGTTAACCTCAAACCCAAGGCCCCTACCCGTAGAGGCATTCTGTCTGTCGTGGGGTCAGTTTTCGATCCCTTTGGTTTTGTCGCCCCCTTCGTCCTAACTGGTAAGAAGATTCTTCAAGACTTGTGCCGGTTAAAGTTGGGTTGGGATGATAAAGTGCCTGATGAACACGGATTACGTTG